The genome window CATATTCTCTGGGAAAAGCTGCTAAAAAATCATTAAAGAAGCACTTTTAAATGAATCTATTTGAGGCTCTTACTGATTAGCCCAACTTGCTTAAAAGTTGGCTAAAAGCTTGTTTAGGAGATTGAAATTGGGAGGTGAAGAAAGACATAGCAGTACCTTAAAACTGAATAGTATACTGTTCACATGTCCATGTTTTGCTACATTTGAGGACAAACATGTCGTGAAGCAGTGGTTGTATCTTAAACTTATCTTTCAGAAATCCTCCAGCAGCCACCTACTTCAAACCTTAAATTATAGAATACTGAAACGTGAATAAAACAGTCACCACATACAGAGCGTTATCAGCAGCTCTACGGAGAAACAGCCTTAAGATTTAAACTACAATCATCAATCTGACACCTTCTCAGGCAGCTGTCAAGGCCATGATGTGCTGGCGTCATTTTAAGGCAATATCGTTGGATGATTTGACATGATTTACATAATTCTGCACCATTTACCAAGTGCATCAGCTACATTATCTCCTCTACGTGCTTGGATTTTACTTTATGGTGAtttgtcagagaaaaaaaaggtgcatttaGATCAAAAAAGTTAGCAAAAGATTAAAGTATATTGCTTTAAAATGCCACCTGTCCGTCACGGCCAATAACACCACCTCTAGTTTGGACTCTCTGCAACTACGACTCTGTCTCACAGGGGGCGCTGTGACTCTGCTCTGAtttcacctcttcctcctcctgaaccacttgttcttcttctacttcttcctcctcctgttgctgctgctcctcctcctgtggctgctgctgctcttctgaTTGGCTCTCAATCTCTTCTTCTTTAGTGGGTCTGTCATCCTCAGTCATCTCTCTCTCATCTGAGGAGAAAATATGCAAGTGATACAAGTTCATAACATAAATGCATAGAGAGAACAACAGGTAAAGAGTGGGAGCATCTCAGGTGTAGAATATTGACTGCTGGGAGATCAAACCAGTGCTAAATCAAAGAAAACTAGCAGTTTAGTTAGGGTTTAATCAACTGGAAAAAGGGGGTATTGGACACTTTAATTGTAAATAAGTGCTGATTAAAACCACCAATCAGAGCCTTTATATAAAATCTTCTGCGGTGAATACACCGCTTATTCCCATCATTCGTTCAGTTTTATGGATTATACAACGAGGAAAATTGATCCATTGAAGGGGAAATCTGATCTCAAATCAGAGGgtgcaggagaggagggaacCTGGGCTCTGCTGAGGTCGGTTCTGAGGGTTCTGAGGGTTCTTTGGACTCGGCTGGATGTGGAAGCTTTGGACCAAACTGCACGGAGCCGGAGTCTTAGCTAGAGGCAAGATCACACGGTTACACACCGGTCACTGCAACGGCACGCTGTGAGTGTGCTCACAGGTCGCACAAAGGAAACGTGCTGGGGAACGACTGTCTGCTCTTTTTGGATGAATTTGCAAAAAGACACTAACGAGCATTTAGGTAAGATGTAATATTTGGATTCTATCATGGAGcgaggaaaatgtatttctttaaaaatatttatattcatatataatgtatatattatcatttatgtttttcactTTAAGTTTACTTCTAAACTTGTGATCattcactttttacattttattctattatttgctcttatgtttgttgttattttattgggCATTGGTGCTATTATaccctttaaatgtattacagaAGTAAAGTTTCCTTTCTTAACATAATTAAATAGAGTTATATTTGATCTTGCTTTAACTTGCATGCCATTCTGCATTAGTGCCAAAGAGATCTGGTTATTAGCTGGATTGTGTTGCatggacacagacacactcagacacaaaGCCTGTCTGTCCTGAATCAGAATGTTCCACTGATTTcataatgaatacatttgtttcatGTGTCATTCACGTCAAGAAAagaatcaaacacaaactcatgAAAAAAGTTAAACTACAGCAATGTTCTAAGATGCATTTAACAGTGGGTTAGGACATGGAGTAAGTAACGTTAGGATTCACACAGCAGGGGGAGTGTGAGACTCAACATCTCGGTCTCAGACTTAAACCTGATTTACTTTCTGTAAGTCAGTGTGTGAATCAGAACAGACACTGTATTTCCCCACAGATTTAACATTGGTTCTACCCTGTTTCCTCCGTTCAGACCTGAGGAGAccttgtgtgtttctgtgtttttccataCCTCCAGAAGGGGGGGCACTCTCCTCTGTGTCGGTGGGAGAACGAGGTGCTGGTCCGGGGGATCGTGACTCGGCTCGCAGCCTCCTCTCGTAGCTGAACTCTGGAAGTCTGGGAGCCTGAGGGCGGGTCTTCCTGGCCGGATTCAGGAAGTAGCAGTACGCACAACGAAAGGCTGCGGGGGGGAGTGGataaaagagggagagagattgAATACTTTACATAGAGTTTACATTGTGTAATAGATGTTACTGCTCAGTAGATCcagtgttgtgtttctgttcttaCCCAGATACTCAAACTCTTCTTTCAGAGCCATGCCGTTATGAGAGAAACACTGCTGGCAGATCAAAGCGTATCTGAGGGAAGCAAGAACGgaaagggagatggagagacagTCTGAACACTCTTGTAATGTTCGTCACTATGACTTCCGTAGATAGTGCTCTGAGTAATACTGAACACCCCTCCTGTGTGGCGAATCTGCAGACGGCTTATGAGAAGAGGAGTTTCCACAAGTGGTTTAAAAGGGTCTGTACCTGTTCTGTGGTCCATCCCCTACCAGGTACTCGATGACTCGGTCCACAGCGCCTCTGTCTTTGGGCAGAATGGGTCTGGCTAACGGAGGACCGGGTGGGTGCATGCCTTTAAAAACAGTCCACACAcatggaaataaatacatgacACGGAGAAGAATGCATCGCTCTGTCTAAAATCAAAACCAGGCTCAGGAgaggtttcctttttttgaggTATTTATGCCGAGTCACATTCCAAATTGTTATTACCTACCTACTCCTGGTATGGGAGAGTATGGGGTCCTGGGCGGTGTCCCCTGCAGGACGGAGGCAGACAGAGCAGATCTCTCCGGCGGTCCCCCTGGAGCTGAGAGAGGGACAGGTTCTGTAGGGAGAGCGACACCGGATAAAGGGACATATGGACGTCTAAAACAACCGGGTCAAAGGCAACTGAGGTTCACTCCAGCTGCCTTTGACTCACATGTCCTGGACGCCTGAGAATCTGCACCGAGATGTTCATCATCTGTGTGCGTCCTTACCCACAGGTGTCCCCCCTGGTCCCTTTTGGAGCCGTGCTCCAGGTGGGGGAGTCATTGCCATCCCAACAGGGGTTCCCATTGGCATGGGTCTCATTGGCATGCCTCTCTGTCGAATCTCTGCACAAAAAAAGAATTCATATTCATTTGATGTGTCTTTGATGATTTATTCTCCTGAGAAGGAATCTATTTTCCTGGCTCTTGTCTCGGGCCTGAAGTGAGATTGTGTTGCTTTATCTTTAAGTTTGGTTATTGATGAGAGTCATACCTTGTCCTGGTCTGGGAGTCATCTGAGGACGCACCGGAGTCGATTCAAGCTCCTACATCAGAGCACAAAAAAGAAGAtgcaataaaagatcaaatctAACCAAGGTCATACAGACAGCAACAAAACTACCAACAACAACCAAGCACTCACAGCTTTCCTCTTAGCTTCAGGATCAAAGCGTTCCAGGATGAGTTTGGCGTTTTTGTACGTCTCTCTTTCCATCACTTCCTCCAGctggaagagaaaaggaaaatgtttgtgCAATATGTACAATTTTACCTTTGTGATTTATGTTTTAGAACACAAATGAGCTCTGGGGATGAAGTCTCAAATAAGCAAGACCTTAATGTTTAAAAGGACAACTACACATGAGAGAATACAACAGAAGTAGCTGGTTGTACCTCGCACATTGGAAACATGTTTCAAAGACAACAGTCACACTCCCTCAAAACATAACATCCAACACTTCTTTAAACACGTCGGTATAAAAGGGATGCATTAAAAGGGATAGAGATCGGACACTTACAATCTTCTTTTTGGAAGCCTTTAGTTCTTCCAGTTTATCGTCTAAAAAAAAGGGGCAAATTAACAATTACTTTAATCAGTTTACTTTATACGAATATATAtcttttacagatttaataagaATGATGTAGGAATGTACAGATAAAGGGGCCTTAGTTAAgtaataaatgaacaaaagccTGAAAAAGATATGAGGTTTGTGTTAGCTGTTTGGATCGATGAGCAGATGGACAACTTACTGTTTCTCTCAGTGCgtttggaaaa of Eleginops maclovinus isolate JMC-PN-2008 ecotype Puerto Natales chromosome 22, JC_Emac_rtc_rv5, whole genome shotgun sequence contains these proteins:
- the lnpk gene encoding endoplasmic reticulum junction formation protein lunapark-B isoform X2 codes for the protein MGALISRWRTKPTTVEQLENHEKEIKELEEFRAKNQRLQKLWVGQLIFYSSILYLLTSLVVYCLYLPEQWLQRIAMAVPFFIYPVLVWFIRKLLVFLFSKRTERNNDKLEELKASKKKILEEVMERETYKNAKLILERFDPEAKRKAELESTPVRPQMTPRPGQEIRQRGMPMRPMPMGTPVGMAMTPPPGARLQKGPGGTPVAPGGPPERSALSASVLQGTPPRTPYSPIPGVGMHPPGPPLARPILPKDRGAVDRVIEYLVGDGPQNRYALICQQCFSHNGMALKEEFEYLAFRCAYCYFLNPARKTRPQAPRLPEFSYERRLRAESRSPGPAPRSPTDTEESAPPSGAKTPAPCSLVQSFHIQPSPKNPQNPQNRPQQSPDEREMTEDDRPTKEEEIESQSEEQQQPQEEEQQQQEEEEVEEEQVVQEEEEVKSEQSHSAPCETES
- the lnpk gene encoding endoplasmic reticulum junction formation protein lunapark-B isoform X3, with the translated sequence MGALISRWRTKPTTVEQLENHEKEIKELEEFRAKNQRLQKLWVGQLIFYSSILYLLTSLVVYCLYLPEQWLQRIAMAVPFFIYPVLVWFIRKLLVFLFSKRTERNNDKLEELKASKKKILEEVMERETYKNAKLILERFDPEAKRKAELESTPVRPQMTPRPGQEIRQRGMPMRPMPMGTPVGMAMTPPPGARLQKGPGGTPVEPVPLSAPGGPPERSALSASVLQGTPPRTPYSPIPGVGMHPPGPPLARPILPKDRGAVDRVIEYLVGDGPQNRYALICQQCFSHNGMALKEEFEYLAFRCAYCYFLNPARKTRPQAPRLPEFSYERRLRAESRSPGPAPRSPTDTEESAPPSGDEREMTEDDRPTKEEEIESQSEEQQQPQEEEQQQQEEEEVEEEQVVQEEEEVKSEQSHSAPCETES
- the lnpk gene encoding endoplasmic reticulum junction formation protein lunapark-B isoform X1, which translates into the protein MGALISRWRTKPTTVEQLENHEKEIKELEEFRAKNQRLQKLWVGQLIFYSSILYLLTSLVVYCLYLPEQWLQRIAMAVPFFIYPVLVWFIRKLLVFLFSKRTERNNDKLEELKASKKKILEEVMERETYKNAKLILERFDPEAKRKAELESTPVRPQMTPRPGQEIRQRGMPMRPMPMGTPVGMAMTPPPGARLQKGPGGTPVEPVPLSAPGGPPERSALSASVLQGTPPRTPYSPIPGVGMHPPGPPLARPILPKDRGAVDRVIEYLVGDGPQNRYALICQQCFSHNGMALKEEFEYLAFRCAYCYFLNPARKTRPQAPRLPEFSYERRLRAESRSPGPAPRSPTDTEESAPPSGAKTPAPCSLVQSFHIQPSPKNPQNPQNRPQQSPDEREMTEDDRPTKEEEIESQSEEQQQPQEEEQQQQEEEEVEEEQVVQEEEEVKSEQSHSAPCETES